The genomic stretch GGGCGGTCGAGAGTGCCGGAGACGACCGCCGCGACGCCGCCGCAGGCCGAGCACGGCGCTGAGCGACGCTGGCAGTCCAGGCACCAAGACCGGCCCGTGGCGCGGGAGGTGCCGCAGGGCTTCTCCTTGCCGCAAATACTGCAGGTCGCGGTGGCCAAGGAGGGGCAGCTCGGGCAGAGCGGGCCGTCCGGCGTGCGGGTGTTCACGACCTTTCGTCGGCCGCAGTTGATACAGATCTCCAGGTTCGCCGGGGCGCTGACCAGGCAGTTCGGACACACTGGCCGACCTTGGTCGTCGCGGGTGGCGGGCTCTCGGCGGGCTCCGCATCCCGAGCACTCCTCGATGCGGGAGCGGGAGATGCACATGCGGCAGACCCGCTGTCCATCCAGAGGCTTGTCGATGCGTACGACTCTGTGGCAGCCGGGGCACGACGGCCGGACGATCCCGGCGATGCCGGCCTCGTGCAGCAGGTCGATCAGTCGGAGGATCGCGCGGTGCGGTGCAAGGTGGCCGTCCCCGGTCAGCAGAGCGGGGTTTGATTCCAGGGCCCAGGCGAGTTTCTGCTGGTAGGAGGGACGCGGTGCCGATTGGCGGACCGCGTCGGCGATCGTCTCCCGCCCGGCCTGCGGGTCCAGTTCAGCGATCAGGGCGCCGATCACTGCGACGGGGTCGCGTCCGTCGGTGTCCGGGCACTTGCCGCATCGTGGACGCCCGGCCCGGTCGCGTGTAGCGACCCGGCGGGTGTTTCCGCAGGCAGCACACGACTCGGGCTGCGGCCCGCAGTTCGAGCAGTACCAGTCCTGGCCGCGGCGCTGGAGAGTTCGCATCTGCCTGCCGCATTCGGCGCAACACGGCGGCGAGACTCTCTGGGCCCCGGCCTCACGCAGGGCGATGAGCAGGTCGCCGACGGCCCTGGGAGCCGGCGAGCGACCGTCGTTCAGCACGCGGGGATGCTCGGCGAGATGTGCCGCGAGGCGGCGTGACTTCGAGCGGCCGCCCGCGACGCTGGCGACCACGGCACGGATCCTGTCAGGCTCCAGCTGATGTTCGATGGCCGCGATCAGATCCACGATGAGCCCGATCGGGTCGCTGACGGCCCGATCGAGGTGCCCGGGTGTGGTCACGGCCGCTCGAGACCGCGGATGCGGGCCCGCTTGGGCCGCAGGTCACCGACGCCTGTCTCGGCGCCAACGGCCTTCTTGGTTTGGGTAGTTGCTCCGGCACCTGCTGCGGCGACGGGCTCGATGAGGTCGTCCATGGTGCAGTTGAGGATGTCGAGCAGAGCCATGAAGATCTTCAGGCTGAGTCGTTCGGGGCGCTCGACGACGAGCCGGTAGACCTGGCTGGACGACAGGGTGATGCCGCGTTCGTCCAGTAGCGGGATGAGATCGGTGGTGGAGAAGAGCCCGCGGTCAGCCATGATCTTGCGCAGGTGCCAGTGGTAGTCGAGCTTCGCGGCCATCAGCGGTCCTTGTCTGCGGGGATCGGGGCGAGCGCGGGAGCAAGTGCCTTGTGGAGCATGGTGTTCATGAAGTCGTCGCTGACGTGGGTGTAGATGGCGGTGGAGCTGTCATTCTCGTGACCGACTTGCTGTTGCAGAAACCGCCGGTCAACCCCGTCCTCCGTGAGGTGGGTGACGTAGGAGTGGCGAGCGGAGTGGACCGTCAGTGCCTTCGGGAGCTTCAGCGCGTCGCGGTAGGCGACGAACCGGGCGTTGATCTCCGCCGGCTTGATGCGGCCGCCCCGCTCGGTCACCCACAAGGCGGGGTGGTCCTCGCAGCCGAACCGCGGCCGTACGTTCTCTACGTAGTCAGCGACCGCGTCCACCGCCCAGTCCATCACCGACAGCACGTTCCGACGGCGCGGTGGCTGCCCCTTCTTCGCTTTGCCGTAGCGGACGTTGAGGGTGCCGTACCGGCCGAACGGCGGAGCCTTCGCGTTCCGCCCGAAGTCCACTACATCCAGCTTCGACGTCTCTGTCCGGCGCAGACCCCACCCGTAGATGACCTTGAAGAGGGTGGCATCGCGGTAGGCGGCGAGGGCTCCCTTGCGCTTTGCCCGTACCGCTCGATCGACCTGGTCGTCGGCGTAGTCGAGGAAGCGCTGGATCTCCTCGCGGGTGAACGGCCTCGCCTCGGGGCGCCCCTCGTAGTCGTTGAGGTGGGCGATGGTGTTCCACTCGTGGCAGATGGCCACGGGGTGAGTGCCGAAGGCGTCCTCGCAGGCCACCGACCAGCCGTAACGGCCGTCGATCAGGAACTCGCTGAACAGGCGCAGACTGCCCTGGTAGCTGCGGATCGTGGACGGCGCGAGGTGCTTCTCGCTGGTCAGCCACAGTGACCACTCGTCCACGTGGCCGGGCGTCCAGGACCACGGGTATTCGTTGGTGTACTCCAGGAACCTGCGTACGAGTCGTTCCCGGGCGGTGACCGTGTCCTCGCGGAGCCCACGAGCGGCCTGTTGGGCCCGCCAGCCCCGCACCATCGCCTCGATCATCGCGTCCTGTGGACGCAACTGGGCCACCCCGGAGACCAGCTCCAGGTGAGCCGCCCCCGCCAGGTCGGCACGTCGCTGTAGACCCACTTTCACCCTCCCCTTCAGAGGGCAAATCCTGCATCAGACGGGATCTGATCTCCAAACTCCCAGTTCAGGCGGCCAAGTTGCAGGAGGATGGAGTCCGCGTCAGGCCACGCTCTGACCTCGCGACCTGCGGTTTCTCGCCCGTCTGATGCAATTCCTGAGGGTTGAGGTAGTGCTCCTTCGTCGTTTCGACGTCCCGGTGCCCCAACAAGGTCTTCACCAGCCACCACGGGTCGCCGTAGAGCTGAGCGAAGTCGCGTCGGTCCGCCGCGGTCAGCCCGTACTTCTTGTCCATGAGCTCGTTCAGCACGATCAGCGTGTAGAGCGCCATGGAGTGCCGCGCGGCATGCGGGCTCGCGTACGGGGCCTTCCCCCGTACCGCAGCCGACCTCAGCGGGTGCGGGATCTCTCGCTCCTCCGGCGTCAACAGAGTTTCCTCGCACCGCTGATTGGCCTGCCAGAACACCGTGTTCCATCGGTCCGGCAACATCGGCATGCCCTGCTCGGTCAACCACAGCCACGCCGGCTCCGGACCGTGCGGCCCCTCGACGAACAGCCACTGCCGCTCGCGCCAGTCCAGCAGGCTCAACTCCCGCCGGCCTGCCACCCCGGCCCGGTCCACCCAGTGCACGACCGGAGCCCGGCCGTGCGTCACGTTCGTGACCAGCCGCATCAGCGACAGCTTCTCGTAACGGCCCTCCTGCTGGGCACGCTGGATAGCCCACGTCCGCTCGGACTCGCTGTAGGCACCGAGCTGGCGCACCGACTCGACCGAGGTGTAGTACGTGCGGTCACGCTTCGACCGCGACAGCGCGCTGGCCACCTGGCCATGGCAGTAACGTCCAGACCGCAGGCGCCGGGTCGGTACCTCGAACGTCAGCATCGCCCCAGCTTCCTGCCGCCGCAGGCCCGAGCTGAGCGCCAGCCCAACGAACGAGGTGTTCCGCAGTTCGGTTCGGCCGTCCCAACCGGGCAACGGTGCCCCGTCGCGGCCAAGTCCTCGCAGCCCCAGGTCCTGCCACAGACCCCAGGTCCGCGGCGTCAGCCACGACACCCGAGAGCTACGCGCGCTTGCCTCACGGTCCGCGCGACGCCCCACGTCCAACGGGAGAGGACTCACCTTCGCCCATTTGTAGAGCTGGGTCAGCGCAGCTGCCTCCCGGTTCCACTTCGCACCGCCGACTCGCTGCGGATTCAACGGCGAATCGACGCGGAATTCCTTGTACGCCCGCAAGTCCGTGTCGGTCGCCGCCCGCCAGTGAACGCCCCGCCGCCAAAGCCACGACAACAGCAGACGAATATCCGTCGCATAATTCCGACGCGATTCTCTCTCCAGGTCGCGAAAATCGGGCCAGAGAGCGAACTGCAGCAATTCTGCGTCCACGACGAAATCAGGCCGTACAAAGACCGGATCGCCCGGGCGAAGTCCCACCGCGTCCAGAGCGGTTGGCAGGTCGCGGACCCCCAGCACCCCCTCCTCCGGCAGCGGCCCCCACCGCTCCGGATCCGGCACGAACACCAGCCACCACTCGTCCATCTGCCACCCCTGCGAGCCCCTTGAACTTACTCAATCATCAGGGAAGCACAGGTGCGGGTAGACGGCCGGCCCCTTGACGGTGAAGCGGATCCGTCCGCACAGGCATCCGCCGGAGCGCTCCTGGGCTGCGGCGACGATGTCGGGGGTGGCGTTCATCAGTTCATCTCCGAGGCACGGTGGGCGAGTTGAGCCCACCAGTGTGTCATTCCCTCTGCGATCGTGAGGAAGCCGTCGAGGGCCTGGGGCAGGTCGATGTGGAAGAGTTCACTCTCTCTGATGAATCGCGCCAGACCTTCGATGTGGGCAGCCTCGACGCTCAGCCCGCCGACCTGGGCGGCCTCGTGTTCGTCGTCGAGGTGGAGCTCGTAGTAGTAGTGCAGGGCCTTGAGCTCGCTGCCGCTGCCCTGACCGGTCAGCACGCCGTAGCGGTTGGTGATGTCGCGCAGGATCTCGGTCTCGGCGATCGCCACGGCCTCGGTCGCGTAGTAGGCGCCCGCGATGTGGCTGGGCATGTGCGAGCCGACCATCCACTGGTGGAGGTTGACCAGCGTCTCGGTCTCGCGGGCGGGCACGTGGCCGTTGACGAGGAGTCCGAGATCGGACAGGAGCGCGTTGGTGTAGAGGACGTAGTGCGCGGGGACCTTGCCGCGCTCGCCGCCCTCTTCCAGGTGGTTGCGGCGCAGCTCGTGCGCGAGTTCGGGGCAGAACCCCTCCACGCTGGTGGCGGCCGCCTTGAGGTACTGCGCGTTGTAGCGGGCGAAGACGCTCAGCTCTTCGATGTACATCCGGGCCTGGCGCTCGTTGAGGTCGGCCGCGCCGACCTTCTCGGCGATCTTCCCGTACGTCCAGTCGACCATCGGCGTCAGGTGCGCGGTGACCAGGGCGTTGCCGGAGGTGAACTTGCCCAGCAGAGTGCCGTTGACGGCGCTCTGCGTCTCGGGGTTGGCCTTGATGTACGCCTGGATGAGGCTGTTGTCGGGGGTCATTTCTTGGTGTCCTCCGTGTCGGCGGGGCGGGGCGACAGCTGCAGGCCGCCGGTGGCTCCCAGGGCCCGGACGGCCGCGAGGAGTTCGGGGTTGTCAGGCAGAGCGATCGTGTCGCCGTCGTTGAGCGCGGCGACGGTGTCCCGGTCCAGGGCCGCGTCATCGAGGGCGATGCCCGTCTGATGGCCGCGCAGCAGGACCTGCCGGGTGTCGTCGCCGCTGTCGAGGGTGGTCACCTGGTAGGGGGCGATCAGGGTGATCTCGGCGCCGGGCGTCACCTGCTCGGGGTCGAAGGCGTCCGCGGCTTCCTGGCGGGCGAGGTCACCTTCGACGAGTTCCCAGCCGCCGTTGCTGAGCAGCGTGGCCCACCGCTGCTCGGCGTGCTGGCGGGCCTCGCCGCCGACGCGGTCGACGGCGAGGAGCAGCAGTTCGCGGCCGACGCCGGACAGCCGGTCGGCGACGGCGTCGAGCCCAACCGCCGTGTCCGCCATCGCGGAGGGCTCGTTGAGCGGGTCGTCGGGTCCCTCGCCGGCCAGCGCGGCGAGCACGTCCGGGATGATGCGGCTCTGCAGGATCTGCGCGTACGGGTAGGTGTAGAGCGGCATGGCCACCGAGACGGAGAAGGTGTCCTGGGTGCCGACGTGGAAGACCCGGCGGGGCAGGAACAGGGCGTCGCCCGGCTCCAGGAGGAAGTGCTCGGCCTCTTCCAGCAGCGCCTGGTAGTCGCCGAGGGTGGCCTTTTTGCCGCCAGTGAGCTTCTCGTACTGCTCGGCGGGCCAGCAGTAGAAGTTCTTGGCGTTGGGGCCGAGGTGGACGAGGAAGGCGTCCTCGTAGCCCTCGTGGATGCCGAACGCGGTCCCGCTGTAGTTGCCGGCGAAGGCGACCTGTTCGGCGCCGCCCAGGGGCAGGCCCCACCCGTCGATGACGCTCTTGAGGAAGGTGCCGAGGCCGGCGGCGAGGGCGGGGCTGATGGTCTCCAGGTTGTTGATGACCAGGGAGAACCGCTCGGCGGCGGCGACATCTTGCATCCACGGCACGAAGGCGTCCACGCCCTCGTCCCAGGAGGGGGCGGTCAGTGCTTGGGCCAGGAGGTCGTCGCGGCGGTCCTCGCCGACGTAGACGCGCGCGTGCGCCTTGATGTCGGCGCTGGCGGCGTGGGCCCGGCGGATGGCCTCGAATCCCGCCAGGACGTCGTCCGGTCCGGCTGCGGCCGCGGGGATGATGCCCTTGAACAGGTAGGGCGTGGTCCGTCCGGTGGTGTGCTCGGGGAAGGTGCCGGTCCAGAATGCCTGGTCGGGGGGCCAGGGGTAGGTGCTGTTCATCAAGGGTCTCCTGATGTTCGGGCGGCGCGGGGCAAGGGGCCCGGGTGGCCGGGCGGCGGGATCAGGTGAGGTAGTCCTCGGGGCCGCCGAGGCGGACGGTGTCGAGCGTGAAGCAGTGGAAGCCGCCGCCGAACAGGCGCCGGTGGCGGTGGCGGACCGGGATCACGGTGAAGCCGCGGCGCTCCAGGACGGCGATCAGCTCCGGGTAGAGGGAGTTGACGACGACGGTGTTCTCGTCGACGGACAGCAGGTTGATGTCCATGTACCGGCTGCCGATGGGGATGACGAAGCCGAGGTCGCTGTAGTCCGGGAAGTTGCGGTCGTCGGTCTCGGGGGCGTAGATCACGTCCCAGGACTGCATGGCCTCGGGGAGAAATTTCAGGTACTCCGGTGAGCGCAGCAGCATCAGGCCGGGGCGCAGCGGGACCAGAACGCTGTCGATGTGGTTGTCCGCCATGGCGTCCAGGCGGTGGAATCGCAGGTCGCGCAGGTTGTCCCGGAGCCAGCGCAGGGCGAGTTCGTGGTTGAGGTTGGCGACGTTGACCAGGACGTCGCGGCCCAGGCGCATGCACTGCGCGCCGTCGAAGACCATCTCCAGGCCCAGGCCCTCGATCGTGCCGGCCATCTCGCCTTCGGTGGCGCGGGCGACGTCCAAGCCCTGGCGGGTGAAGTAGCCGGTGTCGAGGGAGTCACGGGTCAGGGCGGGCCGGGGCATGCTCAGCCAGTTCGCACCCCCGGCCTGGTAGTAGCGGTAGAAGGCCGGCTTGAGCAGGTCGTTCTCGAAGATGCGGGCGCGGACGTGGGGCGCAGTCTCCACGATGGTGTTGCCCAGGACGATGCTCTGGTCGCGGACGTTGAGCGGCGGGGTGGCCCTCGCGTCCCAGTGCGGGGAGCGGATGTCGACGTCCTTGCCCGGGGCCGCGGGCCGCAGAACGTTCACCCCGCATCCGGTCAGGGCATCGGCCAGGCCGGCGATGTCCTCGTTGAGCTCGTCAAGGAGTTGCGGGGGGATCGGCAGGAGTTCCTCCCCCGACGGGCTGGCATGCCCGTCGAGGGCGGGGGCGACGTTGTCGTAGAAGAACAGCCGCCACGAGGTGTCGGTGTGGTGGGCGTTGTAGTGATCAGCGCGGCCGAGGACCACTTCTTCAAGTCGGGTGAACTCGTCGAAGCTGTTCAGGGCCGGCGGGGCAGGGGCGGTCTGGGGCATGGCGGGCCGCCTCCTCGGCGGCGGGCGACGGCGCGCCCCTGCCTCCGGCGCGCGGGTGCGCGCTGGGAGGGGCGGTGCCGTACGGGGGTTCGGCGGGCGGGTTCAGGGTGCGGTCATGCGGCCGAGGGGTGCCGGTGCGGGGTGCAGGCGGCGCTGGCGGTGGCGAGCCGGGCGATGATGTCCTCGATCACGCACGGCTGGTCGGGAGTGGAGCGCCGGCGGAAGAAGTAGCCGGAGCACCAGGGCACTTCCTCCCACCGCTGTAGACGCTCCGAGGTGAGGGCGCGGGCCTCGGGCAGGCGCCGCCAGGGGATCTGCGGACACCAGTGGTGGACGGGGTGGTACATGTCGTCGAGATGGCCGCCGAGCAGGTGCCGGGTGAGCCAGTGCGAGCTCCAGCCGCGGGTCTGCAGGAGGATGTCGTCGTTCTCGATCAGCCCGGCGTGGTTGCCCAGATCAGTGATCCACGTGACGACCGGCCGCACCAAGACGAGCGGGAGCAGCCAGTAGAGCAGGAGGTACGGCACGCCGCCCACGGGCCACAGTGCGGCGACGACGGCCGCCCAGATCAGGGCACGGGCGGCCAGCGCTCGCCACGCCTCCCCCGGCGCGCGGGTGACCAGGGTCAGCACGGCGGTCTTCGGCAGGCGCCACATGGCGTTGCGCACGATGACCCGCAGGACGAACGCGCGCCGGCTGGGCGCCCGGCCGGCGGCACGGATGTTGCCCGCGAGGTAGGACTGGAACATCGGATCGTCGTCGGAGCCGAGCTTGGCGTGGTGCACATAGTGGCTGCTGCGGTACGGCGCGAAGCCCTCACCGAGTAGCCCGGTCAGCAGGTATCCGATGACCCGGTTGCCGCGGCGGGTGGCCATGAGCTTGGAGTGCACGCACTCGTGCCCGAGGTTGGACAGGTGGCGCTGGCGCACGCCGATGTAGCAGACGGCGATCAGCGG from Streptomyces mirabilis encodes the following:
- a CDS encoding helix-turn-helix domain-containing protein, whose protein sequence is MAAKLDYHWHLRKIMADRGLFSTTDLIPLLDERGITLSSSQVYRLVVERPERLSLKIFMALLDILNCTMDDLIEPVAAAGAGATTQTKKAVGAETGVGDLRPKRARIRGLERP
- a CDS encoding tyrosine-type recombinase/integrase, which translates into the protein MIEAMVRGWRAQQAARGLREDTVTARERLVRRFLEYTNEYPWSWTPGHVDEWSLWLTSEKHLAPSTIRSYQGSLRLFSEFLIDGRYGWSVACEDAFGTHPVAICHEWNTIAHLNDYEGRPEARPFTREEIQRFLDYADDQVDRAVRAKRKGALAAYRDATLFKVIYGWGLRRTETSKLDVVDFGRNAKAPPFGRYGTLNVRYGKAKKGQPPRRRNVLSVMDWAVDAVADYVENVRPRFGCEDHPALWVTERGGRIKPAEINARFVAYRDALKLPKALTVHSARHSYVTHLTEDGVDRRFLQQQVGHENDSSTAIYTHVSDDFMNTMLHKALAPALAPIPADKDR
- a CDS encoding integrase → MDEWWLVFVPDPERWGPLPEEGVLGVRDLPTALDAVGLRPGDPVFVRPDFVVDAELLQFALWPDFRDLERESRRNYATDIRLLLSWLWRRGVHWRAATDTDLRAYKEFRVDSPLNPQRVGGAKWNREAAALTQLYKWAKVSPLPLDVGRRADREASARSSRVSWLTPRTWGLWQDLGLRGLGRDGAPLPGWDGRTELRNTSFVGLALSSGLRRQEAGAMLTFEVPTRRLRSGRYCHGQVASALSRSKRDRTYYTSVESVRQLGAYSESERTWAIQRAQQEGRYEKLSLMRLVTNVTHGRAPVVHWVDRAGVAGRRELSLLDWRERQWLFVEGPHGPEPAWLWLTEQGMPMLPDRWNTVFWQANQRCEETLLTPEEREIPHPLRSAAVRGKAPYASPHAARHSMALYTLIVLNELMDKKYGLTAADRRDFAQLYGDPWWLVKTLLGHRDVETTKEHYLNPQELHQTGEKPQVARSERGLTRTPSSCNLAA
- a CDS encoding DUF3865 domain-containing protein gives rise to the protein MTPDNSLIQAYIKANPETQSAVNGTLLGKFTSGNALVTAHLTPMVDWTYGKIAEKVGAADLNERQARMYIEELSVFARYNAQYLKAAATSVEGFCPELAHELRRNHLEEGGERGKVPAHYVLYTNALLSDLGLLVNGHVPARETETLVNLHQWMVGSHMPSHIAGAYYATEAVAIAETEILRDITNRYGVLTGQGSGSELKALHYYYELHLDDEHEAAQVGGLSVEAAHIEGLARFIRESELFHIDLPQALDGFLTIAEGMTHWWAQLAHRASEMN
- a CDS encoding JmjC domain-containing protein, whose protein sequence is MNSTYPWPPDQAFWTGTFPEHTTGRTTPYLFKGIIPAAAAGPDDVLAGFEAIRRAHAASADIKAHARVYVGEDRRDDLLAQALTAPSWDEGVDAFVPWMQDVAAAERFSLVINNLETISPALAAGLGTFLKSVIDGWGLPLGGAEQVAFAGNYSGTAFGIHEGYEDAFLVHLGPNAKNFYCWPAEQYEKLTGGKKATLGDYQALLEEAEHFLLEPGDALFLPRRVFHVGTQDTFSVSVAMPLYTYPYAQILQSRIIPDVLAALAGEGPDDPLNEPSAMADTAVGLDAVADRLSGVGRELLLLAVDRVGGEARQHAEQRWATLLSNGGWELVEGDLARQEAADAFDPEQVTPGAEITLIAPYQVTTLDSGDDTRQVLLRGHQTGIALDDAALDRDTVAALNDGDTIALPDNPELLAAVRALGATGGLQLSPRPADTEDTKK
- a CDS encoding inosamine-phosphate amidinotransferase 1, which produces MPQTAPAPPALNSFDEFTRLEEVVLGRADHYNAHHTDTSWRLFFYDNVAPALDGHASPSGEELLPIPPQLLDELNEDIAGLADALTGCGVNVLRPAAPGKDVDIRSPHWDARATPPLNVRDQSIVLGNTIVETAPHVRARIFENDLLKPAFYRYYQAGGANWLSMPRPALTRDSLDTGYFTRQGLDVARATEGEMAGTIEGLGLEMVFDGAQCMRLGRDVLVNVANLNHELALRWLRDNLRDLRFHRLDAMADNHIDSVLVPLRPGLMLLRSPEYLKFLPEAMQSWDVIYAPETDDRNFPDYSDLGFVIPIGSRYMDINLLSVDENTVVVNSLYPELIAVLERRGFTVIPVRHRHRRLFGGGFHCFTLDTVRLGGPEDYLT
- a CDS encoding fatty acid desaturase family protein gives rise to the protein MGSPASRTRNGTGASGPVRKALGQQLITDLEKLCGRPTIGLWDVAWDLVAIAAAAIAGHLVGHVVGPLIAVCYIGVRQRHLSNLGHECVHSKLMATRRGNRVIGYLLTGLLGEGFAPYRSSHYVHHAKLGSDDDPMFQSYLAGNIRAAGRAPSRRAFVLRVIVRNAMWRLPKTAVLTLVTRAPGEAWRALAARALIWAAVVAALWPVGGVPYLLLYWLLPLVLVRPVVTWITDLGNHAGLIENDDILLQTRGWSSHWLTRHLLGGHLDDMYHPVHHWCPQIPWRRLPEARALTSERLQRWEEVPWCSGYFFRRRSTPDQPCVIEDIIARLATASAACTPHRHPSAA